Genomic DNA from Anas platyrhynchos isolate ZD024472 breed Pekin duck chromosome 36, IASCAAS_PekinDuck_T2T, whole genome shotgun sequence:
agggaagaaaaataaacttaagCACCAAATAGAGACAGGGAGTACTTTAAGAAAATTTTGAATAATTAGACTGTCAAAGGTGAAACAATTCACCTTGTATTTAGGAAAGGGGGGACTGGCAGGGAGGACTGAAACTTAGAAGGTAACAGCagtttgaaatatatttatagccTTGTGCTTACATTTTGTAGCTAACCGCAAGACAGAGGATATAGAATGTACACAAGTGGTTGTGCAAGTAGGAACTCATCTGGTAAAACAGGAAGATAGCTCAACCCATGCCAAACAAGAGCTGGTCTAGATGAGTTTTGTGGTCAAGGTGAAAAGTGCTTAATGAGGAAGACGTAAGGTCTTCATCCCGAAGACCCTGGCCCATGACCATGAGAAGACGCTACGGATGTGCAGCTGGGAGGAGTTAGAGGCGGAGATGATGGAAATGATTTCTCAGAACTCGTAATAATTTTGGGGGGAAAGggtatgaatatgtataggcgtttCCTTAATCCTGTATCCCCTTCTACATAAATACTGGACAAACTACCATGATTGTGATGGGGCGACTCCCCATGCTGCCCAGCACTGAACAAaaatacctactttacaatcttacagGTTCTGGAGTCTGTTTTCCGCATGTCATGGGAGCCTTGGGTTGTTTGGGGTCCTCTTAGGGCCAGGACACAGCCTCCAGCACCAGCCACATCGGGTGGTCACACTGGGGACGGtgaccatagaatcatagaatcattagggttggaaaagacctccaagatcatctgggccaaccatccccctaccaccaatatcccccactaaaccatgtccctaagtatcacatccagcctttccttaaacacctccctcagggacggtgactccaccacctccctgggcagcctatcctgatgcctgactactctttctgagacaAAATGTCTCCCgatttccagcctgaacctcccctggtgcaacttgaggccattccctcttgtttCCTATTGCTAGTTATCTGCGAGAAGAGGCCGATCCCCAGctcccacaccttcctttcaggtagttataAAGGGCAATAAagtctctcctctctcctccagaCTCAACAACCCCAGTTCTGTCAGCCactcataagacttgtgttccagacccttcaccagctttgcagCCTTTATTTGGACACATctcagggcctcgatgtccttcttgtagtgaggggccaaaaactgaacacagtacttgaggtgaggcctcaccagagctgaatacagggggacgatcacctccccgctcctgctggctgcacactGCTGATggagggacacggggacacgggaaCGGGGCATCAGGAGGACGCAGGATGAGGGGGACACGGGAATGGGGGGATATAGgggcagaagggctgggggacagGGGTACGTGGGGACAAGGGGATGTGGAGATAAGGAGGCCACCGGGACTTGCAAATAGGGGGACAGGGGGACTGGGGAATGTGGGGacagggggctgtggggacaagGGGGCCACTGGGACCTGGGAACTGGGGGACATGTGgacagggggatgtggggaTAGGGCGACATGGGGAGATGTGGACAGGGAAATGTGGGGACAGGGGAATGCGGGGACAGGGATATGTGGGGACAGGGATATGTGGGGACAAGGGGGCCACTGGTGTTATAAGCTCcctcttaattaatttttcagagagcattgctttaataatagaaaggaatttattgagtaagcaacagcaagcaaaacagcgctgggcggccggggagtctcggctccgccaacggcgcgcacctcaccccccccagggtccctttttatatcttggtgatttcaggattacgcagcacatcctggtatattctgcgactgcgcgcactgttgctagggggtcgtctctgtccctctggtggtcgtgaagatgaaggccgtagtcttcctcggcgttgtggttcaacttctttctttatttggtcatgttggcccagcgtgagacagggaggcaggatgttgatacactagtttaacaacttatcaggagatggttacatgaactttgcagcagtgttttttgaacaaaagaggctactgagatgcagaaggagagaaggggagagggttctcttttttgttacattaagcaaaggaattttcatagtgcctagccaagcattatacagctccttacttcagcatggagttttcacaactcccattcctcaaacagaactccttgtttttacaaaagacaatgaacaaacatttattgtgtattacaacTGGGACCtgtgggacatgggggacatggggacagggggatgtggggacaggggtacgtggagacagtgggatgtggggacaAGGAGGCCACTGGGACCTGCAAATAGGGGAATATGGGGACTTGGGGATGTagggacagggggacagggggacatggggacagggggacggggagatgtggggacagggggacgtggggacagggGGCCACCGGGACCTGGCAACTGGGGGACATGGAAACAAGGGAACACGTGACCACGGGGACACAGCCCCCAACCCCACAGCGCTTCCCCTTGGGCGACACcgcccccacccctcccccccccgcgggACTACATCTCCCAGCACCCCCCGCGCCGCTCGCCCCAcccccccgccctccccgccgccggTGACGTCACCcgcttggatttttttcccgCGAAAAGCGGCGGCCATGCAGCGGCGGATCACGTgagcggcgccgggacccccccctcccccccccaaaaaaaaaacgggacccccccccacccccggggctccccccccccgcccggtGCCGGCCGTGAccgcccccccttcccctcccccccttttccaGGTCTTTCTTcggccccccccgggctgcGGACGGCGGCGCCGCCCCGTGagtgggggtctggggggggtgggatttggggtggggggggcaaaatgctgggggggggtcgggggtgcACCCTCCGcgcccctccccccctccatgACCCCCCCCCGCCACCACCGCAGGGCTCCCgcccagcagcaggggcagggccccccccgcgccccctccccctcctcgGAGCCGTCggcggagcccccccgggaccccccccgggaccccccccaggagccGGCATCGCTGGAACGAGGGGACCCCGATGGGCGGGGGCCGCCCTCCCCCGGGACCCCGGTCAGAGACCCCCCGGTAACCGCCGGTGACCCCTGATGACCCCCCCAGTGACCCTTGATGACCCCCggtcccagtccctcccagtcctgccccagtgcctcccagtctgGCCCCTGTTCTGCTCAGGCACCCCAGTACGTCCCAGTCCTgccccagtatcccccagtgACCCCATGCACCCCTCCCCCCCGCCCAGTCCCATACCAGTGTTCCCCAGTGCTATGCTGTTggtcccagtccctcccagtatcccccagtgaccccccaaccccatcccagtGCACTTCTCAGTCCTTCCCagtccagccccagccctgctctggcaCCCCAGTATCTCCCAGTCCTCCCCCAGTAACCCTGCAGTCCCCCCATTACCACACCAGCCTGATCCCAGTACCCCTTACATCTTCCACTGTTAGTCCCAGTATCCCACCAGTGTCCTTCCAGTATCTTGTCCTGTGCCAGCCAGTgtgcccccagtgtctcccTGGTTCCCCCCAgtaccctcccagtgcccccccagaaTCCTCCCAACATGCCCCCAGTAACCCCCCGGCTCCTGCAGTATCCCCCAAGTGCCtcccagcatccccccagctcgCCCAGTACCCTTCCAGCTCCCCCGGTATCCCCACAGTGCCGCCCCAGTATCCTCCCAGCatgtccccagtgccccccagtaccccccctGCTCCATCAGTATCTCCCAGTACCCTCTTCAGCACCTCCCAGTATCTCTACCAGTATctcccccagtgccctcccagtgtGCCCCCCCAGTATCCTCCCAGCatccccccagtacccccccagtgtctccctcagcacctcccagcactcccccagtgcccccgcagtgcctcccagtacccccccagTTTCCCCCAGTATCCTCCCAGCatgtcccagtgcccccccagctcACCAGTACCCCTCTGCaccctcccagctcccccagtacctcccccagtaccccccagtgccCTCTAACCCCCCCTCCTCACAGGGCCCTgtaccccccccaccccccgactccccccggtgcccccccaccccgggggtcccgggggaTGAGGTCGGGCCCCCCCCCGCCAAGCGCTGCCGCCAGGCTCCCAGTGACCAGGACCGGGGACCTCTGGCCGCCAGCAGGTGGGTGACAGCAcagtggggggggtggggggcacccatgggtgctgggggtccccaCCATGCCACCGCTGCCCCCCCACACCCTGTggtgtccccgcagccccccgccgcTGGACCCGTCCCAGTACGACCCCGCCAGGAGTGGGTACCACCCGCTGCAGGACGCCTGCTGGGGGCATGGgcaaaggtggggggggggggcagaatttggggagggtggggctgggatttggggtgtgtggggagggagATTAGGGGACATTGGGGTGATGGGGAGGGGGTAGAGGGGGTGATGGGGAGGTAATGGGGTGGGAGGGtgatgggggtgggggggtgggggggttacAGGGAgattggggggtggggggggtatTAGGGAGtcggggggtggggggttaCAGGGAGattgaggggtggggggggtatTAGGGagtgggggggtgaggggggtggggagattggggggtgggggggtaatgggagagagaggggttaggggggtggggtgggtgattggggggcttgggggaggtgggggggtgatggggtggGGGCATGATGGGGGGTGGGATGGGTgatgggggggttggggggactGGGAGAGGCTGGGGCGGTGaaatggggggtggggggaaaatgGGATGGGTGatggggggccgggggggttggggggatagGATGGGTGATGGGGGGATGGgagggtgggatgggggggttGGAGAggcttggggtgggggaggaaggggctTTTTGAGCATGGAGGGGGGGTCACAAcccaactccccccccccccccaatttttcaGCGTCCCCTACCTGGCGGTGGCTCGCACCTTCGAGCGCATTGAGGAAGCCTCAGCCCGGTGAGACCccgagccttttttttttttattattttggaaagaaaaggcCTACAGCGACACGTaaccccccctctccttctcacTGACCCCCCCCTAAAGGCTGAAGATCATCGAGACCCTCAGCAATTTCCTGCGCTCGGTGCTGGCCCTGTCCCCGGGggagctcctgccctgcctgcgcCTCTGCCTCAACCGCCCGGGGGCCCCCTCcgaggggctggagctgggcatCGGCGAGAGCCTCCTGACCCGCGCCCTCGCCCAGGCCACCGGTACGGCCCCGAACTCATGGGGACACCCCCTTAacgcctccccttcccctttggATCCtgagattttttggggggggtgacGTCCCCGCAGGCCGGCAGCTGGCGCAGATCCGCAGCGAGGCGCAGGACAAGGGGGacctggggctggtggcagagaGCAGCCGCTGCACCCAGCGCACCGTGGTGGCTCCCGCCCCGCTCAGTGCTGCTGGCGTGCTGGGCAAGCTGCGGGAGATGGCCACCATGTCGGGCAACGCCGTGAGTGCGAGGATAAAAAGAGTTTGGGGACGGGGGGGTCACCCGTTGCGTCCCCGTCCCCGGGGGTGCCAGCGGTGCTTTGGGTTTCGCAGTCGGCCAACAAGAAGATCGGCATCATCAAGGGGCTCTTCGTCGCCTGCCGGCACTCGGAGGCGCGCTACCTCGTCCGGTGAGGGTtaagggttggggggttatAGGATGGGGGGGCGTCACAGTGTGTGGGGCTGCCCCGTAGCGACCCCAGAGCTGTGCCCCGTCCCCCAGGTCGCTCAGTGGGAAGCTGCGCATCGGGCTGGCCGAGCAGTCGGTGCTCACCGCCCTGGCGCACGCCGTGGCGCTCACCCCCCCGGGGCAAGGtgaggctggctgctggggacacCCCGAGGATGCTTGGTGGTGAGGGTGGTGACGGGGGGGACACCCAGGTGGTGACACCGTGGCTGTATGTCCCCCAAATCTCAGGGTGGCCACCGGCTGTGCTGGATGCCGGGCAGGGCATGGCCCCCGAGGCACGCAGGGCatggctggaggagcagagccGCATCCTCAAGCAGACCTTCTGGTGAGGTCCCCTGGGGGGCCCCcgctttggttcccccccctaaGGGTCCCCGTTTTGTCCCCCGGGGTCCCCTTTTGTCACTTCGATCCCCTTTCATCCCCCAGGGTCCCCTTTTGTCCTATTGGGAAGGGGTCTGGGACacggggagagggaagggacaCAGGGAGTGGgaagggacacggggacagggaggggacacagggaagggacatggggacaaggaggGGACACCGGGGCTGTCCCCGCAGCGAGCTGCCTGACTACGCTGCCATCGTCCcggtgctgctggagcacggGCTGGAGAAGCTGCCCCAGCACTGCGGCATCACCCCAGGTACTGCGGGGTGAGGGGAGGTCTGAGGGTCTTGGGaggggggtttttgggggggtcccggcctcATCCtgtccctctcccccccctcaAGGTGTCCCCCTGAAGCCCATGCTGGCCCAGCCTGCCCGTGGCGTAGGGGAGCTGCTGAAGCGCTTCGAGGAGGCAGCGTTCACCTGCGAGTATAAATATGACGGCGAGCGAGCCCAGGTAAGGCTttggggggtatggggggggtccttggggtgctgcccccccTCATTCATCACCTCCATGCGTTGtgtttcccccccacccccagatCCACGTCCTGGAGAGCGGGGCCGTCTTCATCTACAGCCGCAACCAGGAGAACACCACCGCCAAGTACCCCGACCTCGTGGACCGCATCCCCAAGGCAGgtgggggggagctggggggattTCGGGGGGCTCATTTGATGCTGAGCACcagccccccttcccccccattTCCCTTCCCCCAGGTGCTGAAGCCCGGCGTGCGCTCCTGCATCCTGGATGCGGAGGCCGTGGCGTGGGATCGGACCACGAGGCAGATCCAGCCCTTCCAGGTGCTGATGAcgaggaagaggaaggtgagagcagggagcagggacaCGGGGAGACAGCACCTAGCCAGTGCCGTGACACCCCcgtcccctttccccccccaacAACGTGTCCCACCCCACCGCAGGACGTGGACGCCGCTGCCATCAAGGTGCAGGTCTGCCTCTACGCCTTCGACCTGCTCTACCTCAACGGGGAGGTGAGTGTGCGGCCCTGGAGGGGGGACATTAAGTCCCctggggggggtggtggtgacGTTGTGCCCCCCGGGGGggtgtccccctgcagcccctggtgcGGCAGCCCCTGTCTGCGCGGCGCAAGCTCCTGCGGGAGTCCTTCGAGGAGGTGGAGGGCGAGTTCGTCTTTGCCACCTCCGCCGACACCCGCAGCGCCGAGGAGGTCTCGGAGTTCCTCGACAAGGCCATCAAGGGTGAGCGAGGCCACCGGGGGGGAGCGGGGTCGGTGTCGCGTCCCCGTTGTCCCCCCCCCTCTTCCCCGGGTGACGATggctgtgggtgcccccagcctcctgcGAGGGCCTCATGGTGAAGACCCTGGAGGTGGACGCCACCTACGAGATCGCCAAGCGGTCGCACAAGTGGTTGAAGGTGAGCGGTGGGGACCCCCTCGCGGTTTGTCCCTGTGTCTCCGAGcccccttcccctctctctttcttcctccagcTGAAGAAGGACTACCTGGACGGGCTTGGGGACACGCTGGACCTGGTGGTCATCGGCGCCTACCTGGGCAAGGGCAAGCGTGCAGGCATCTACGGGGGCTTCCTGCTGGCCTGCTACGACGAGGAGAGCGAGGAGTACCAGAGCATCTGCAAGGTGACCCCTGGGGCCACCCGTGGGCTTGGGGACGTCGCCGGGGACCTCCCGAACCCTTCCTTGTCCTTCCATACAGATTGGCACCGGTTTCACAGAGGAGAGCCTGGAGAAGCACTACGGCTTCCTCAAGGTGGACTTGCTGGAGAAGCGGCACCTCGGGGGCGAGCGCCGGGCTGGCTCCTGATGCTGTCCCTTGGTGTCACCCTCCAGGAGCACGTCCTGGCCCAGCCACGTCCCTATTACCGCTGGGACAGCGGGGCAGCCCCCGACCgctggctggcagcagtgcAGGTCTGGGAGGTGAAGTGCGGGGACCTCTCCATCTCCCCCGTCTATAGGGCAGCCGTGGGGCTGGTGAGTGGGGCAGGAGGACACGGTGGGGGGCGGAGGGCTCCCTGTGTTCGGCCCCGGTGGCATCTCAGCCCTGTTGGGTGTCCCCAAGGTGGACGAGGAGAAGGGCATCTCGCTGCGCTTCCCCCGGTTCCTTCGCGTGAGGGAGGACAAGAAGCCCGaggaggccaccagcagcacccaggtgctggggaggggatggggagggagccTGGGGTGTCCccgtggtgtgtgtgtgtgtgtgggaggtggggggggacacaagaAAGCGGGGTGTCACCACCTCCTCTCCCTGTCCTGCAGGTGGCTGAGCTGtacaagaagcagcagcagatccagaaccagcagcaggcagagaaagGGGAGGACGAGGAGTTTTACTGAGATACCACGGCCCCTGTAGGgacccccccagagcccccctactgtggggggcacggggtggggACACTGGGGCCTGACCTTGTCCCTGAGGGCTaccctggggatggggacactgggacttGGTGTCACTCCAGGCAGGGCCAGGTCCCTGCCCCCTTAGcccacccccccaaaccctccctgccttcccctttCGGGGGTCCCATCAGGGACAAGGATGCACAGATGTGGTCACCCTTTATCCCTGGGGTCCCCCTGCCCCTCTCTTCCATAACAGGGACCCTAGGATTCCCCCTCCCCAATCTATGGGGTCCCAGGGCTCCCCCTCTATCCCTCGGGTAccccctgccttccccttccccataGTAGGGACCCCCCATATGTAGCCCTTCTTCCCTGGGGTCCCCACATCCCTCCCCTCCAGCCTGGGGTCCCtagggcctgatcctgcccaGGCTACCCGTCTGCCCCCACCTCGTGTCCTCATATACCTCCCTGCTGGGACAGGGATGCTGGAACACGGCCATCCTCCGTCCctggtgtccccacagccctctCCTCCAGCAAGGGGACCCCAGGGCAtgcccctgccccatccccgtGTGCTTCTCCCCCACTGCAGTGGCTGGGGGGGGCGGGCTGTGGTCCACCCTTGTCCCCAGGGTCCCCAAGTGCTTCCCCTCCAGTACCAGGGTCCCCACGTGCCTCTCGTGGACAGTGTCCCCTCACCCATCCCCTCTGCTACCGTGTCCCTAAGGAGCTGCCCCTAATAAAGCCAGGGGCTGTTTTTTTTACTACCTCCTTTATTTACTGCTGgttcctggggctgggggggggggtaacaAAGGGGGGGGTGgcgtggggctgtgctgcttctcaccACCCTATaaccccttcctcctcccctcctagTTGTGCTGCCCCCTATTCACCCCCTGCCCCGAGATTCCTGCCTAAGCCatctccctggcactgccctgtgcccccctcctgccccatatCCC
This window encodes:
- the LIG1 gene encoding DNA ligase 1 produces the protein MQRRITSFFGPPRAADGGAAPAPAQQQGQGPPRAPSPSSEPSAEPPRDPPRDPPQEPASLERGDPDGRGPPSPGTPVRDPPGPVPPPPPDSPRCPPTPGVPGDEVGPPPAKRCRQAPSDQDRGPLAASSPPPLDPSQYDPARSGYHPLQDACWGHGQSVPYLAVARTFERIEEASARLKIIETLSNFLRSVLALSPGELLPCLRLCLNRPGAPSEGLELGIGESLLTRALAQATGRQLAQIRSEAQDKGDLGLVAESSRCTQRTVVAPAPLSAAGVLGKLREMATMSGNASANKKIGIIKGLFVACRHSEARYLVRSLSGKLRIGLAEQSVLTALAHAVALTPPGQGWPPAVLDAGQGMAPEARRAWLEEQSRILKQTFCELPDYAAIVPVLLEHGLEKLPQHCGITPGVPLKPMLAQPARGVGELLKRFEEAAFTCEYKYDGERAQIHVLESGAVFIYSRNQENTTAKYPDLVDRIPKVLKPGVRSCILDAEAVAWDRTTRQIQPFQVLMTRKRKDVDAAAIKVQVCLYAFDLLYLNGEPLVRQPLSARRKLLRESFEEVEGEFVFATSADTRSAEEVSEFLDKAIKASCEGLMVKTLEVDATYEIAKRSHKWLKLKKDYLDGLGDTLDLVVIGAYLGKGKRAGIYGGFLLACYDEESEEYQSICKIGTGFTEESLEKHYGFLKEHVLAQPRPYYRWDSGAAPDRWLAAVQVWEVKCGDLSISPVYRAAVGLVDEEKGISLRFPRFLRVREDKKPEEATSSTQVAELYKKQQQIQNQQQAEKGEDEEFY